From one Lycium ferocissimum isolate CSIRO_LF1 chromosome 7, AGI_CSIRO_Lferr_CH_V1, whole genome shotgun sequence genomic stretch:
- the LOC132063739 gene encoding pentatricopeptide repeat-containing protein At5g16420, mitochondrial: MLISPKFACHRRRVYTSINFTHLFSTNDDHPSFQHLSTIKSKSQLLNSYTVTPPVKPWPRFLTHKTLISLIQSQHDVNLSLQIFHHAANFHPGFFHNYETYHSIINKLCRAREFDKVETLLAELRNSSIKCGEVLFVNVIRNYGIASKPKLALKTFLRIEKFGVQRSVRSFNALLNALVQNKEYDLVYALFKNCQKKLNIMPSVFTCNILLNALCKKGDISSAIKVLDEMPVMGIVPNVVSYTTILGCYVTLGDLVGAKRIFDEIVDRGWLPDATTYTILMHGFVKQGKFIDAVKLMDEMEDNGVGPNEVTYGIMIEAFCKEKKSGEAVNLLNDMLDKRYVPSPALCSKVIDVLCLEGKVEEACYLWKKLLVKNCTPDNAISSTLIHWLCKKGQIREARKLFDEFEKSSSPSVLTYNMLIAGMCERGELHEAGRLWDDMVDKGCIPNAFTYNMLIKGFCKVGNAKEGIRVLEEMLDKGCLPNKSTYSILIKGLLDSECKAEVFRVLALAASGDVDPETWGVLVAKFVTDIPNVCSVLGKILSENEV; encoded by the coding sequence ATGTTAATTTCCCCAAAGTTTGCCTGCCACAGACGGCGTGTCTACACCTCAATCAACTTCACGCATTTGTTCTCAACCAATGATGACCACCCGTCTTTCCAGCACCTCTCCACCATTAAATCCAAATCACAACTCCTCAATTCCTACACAGTCACACCACCTGTCAAACCATGGCCCCGTTTCCTCACTCATAAAACACTCATCTCACTTATCCAATCCCAACATGATGTTAACCTTTCACTCCAAATCTTTCACCATGCTGCCAATTTCCACCCTGGTTTTTTCCATAATTACGAAACCTACCACTCCATTATCAACAAGCTTTGTCGTGCACGGGAATTTGATAAAGTAGAGACCCTTTTAGCTGAATTGAGGAATTCTAGTATTAAATGTGGGGAGGTTTTGTTTGTTAATGTGATAAGGAATTATGGGATTGCTAGTAAGCCTAAATTGGCACTTAAGACTTTTTTGAGAATTGAAAAGTTTGGTGTTCAGAGGTCAGTTAGGTCATTTAATGCTTTGTTGAATGCTTTAGTACAGAATAAAGAGTATGATTTGGTTTATGCTTTGTTTAAGAATTGTCAGAAGAAGTTGAATATAATGCCTAGTGTGTTTACTTGTAATATATTGTTGAATGCTTTGTGTAAGAAAGGCGATATTAGTAGTGCGATTAAAGTTCTTGATGAGATGCCTGTGATGGGAATAGTTCCTAATGTGGTGAGCTATACTACCATTTTGGGTTGTTATGTGACACTCGGTGATTTGGTGGGTGCGAAGAGGatatttgatgaaattgttgatagAGGGTGGTTGCCTGATGCGACGACGTATACTATATTGATGCATGGATTTGTTAAACAAGGGAAGTTTATTGATGCAGTTAAGTTAATGGATGAGATGGAGGATAATGGGGTTGGGCCAAATGAGGTGACGTATGGAATTATGATTGAGGCGTTTTGTAAGGAAAAGAAGTCCGGTGAAGCAGTTAATTTACTTAATGATATGCTAGATAAGAGGTATGTACCAAGCCCAGCACTTTGCTCTAAGGTGATTGATGTCTTGTGTTTAGAGGGAAAGGTTGAGGAGGCGTGTTATTTGTGGAAGAAATTATTGGTTAAGAATTGTACTCCAGATAATGCAATATCAAGCACACTTATTCACTGGCTCTGTAAGAAGGGACAGATTCGGGAAGCAAGGAAATTATTTGACGAGTTTGAGAAGAGTTCAAGTCCTAGTGTTTTGACATATAACATGCTTATTGCAGGGATGTGTGAGAGGGGAGAGTTGCATGAAGCTGGGAGGTTATGGGATGACATGGTAGACAAGGGTTGCATTCCCAATGCTTTTACTTACAACATGTTGATCAAAGGTTTTTGCAAAGTTGGAAATGCAAAGGAAGGAATTAGAGTTCTAGAAGAGATGCTTGATAAAGGGTGTCTCCCTAACAAATCTACTTATTCCATCTTAATTAAGGGGCTTCTTGACTCCGAATGCAAAGCAGAAGTTTTCAGGGTGCTTGCACTGGCTGCGTCAGGCGATGTCGATCCTGAAACTTGGGGAGTCCTTGTGGCCAAGTTTGTTACTGATATTCCTAATGTATGTTCTGTTTTGGGTAAGATATTGTCAGAGAATGAAGTGTAA